Within Citrus sinensis cultivar Valencia sweet orange chromosome 1, DVS_A1.0, whole genome shotgun sequence, the genomic segment CGAGTACTTATTTTTAGGTTTCTGGTTTTAGGTTACTCATTTTACTTGATTTTCAAATACAGATGATTATTGTGACTATGATCTCTAGTAATGCTCTTCACCTTGttttgctttggattttttgttttgattctttttctAAGTGTTCAAATTTGTTGTCTCCTGTTATGTATGTTTGTGTTTTTATGTATAATGATTATATTCAGTTCAATCTCTGTCACTCATCATATTATTTTCAGATCTGATTTATATATGCTTATGGATGTTCATATAAGTTGATTTTCAGTAACATTGTATATCACTCTtatcaaattatattatatgtttgttttgttgatTCTAGTTAGTTAATGTtggaattgaattttaatcttGCAATGCTCTCTGAATTAGATGTTtatctgtttattttttgtgagGTGTAGTTGAAGTGTGGATGCGGAGAACTAAGCCAGAAAGAAACTTGTGTGAGCTTGGCTGAAACTCTTCCTACTCAAGGAGGCAAGGGAACCACAAATCTCATTCAAAAAGTAATACCTCTCTCTCTTCCTCTCTTTGTGTATGTATTAAAATGTGAGTGATCATGTTTGTCTTATTGCGAGGACTTTAAATAGATATATGCTCTAACCAAATGATCAAACTGTGAAGGAAAAGCTGTTATACTAGTACCTCAGGCTTAGTTTAGTGAAGTTACATATttcatttaatcatttatCTTTAGATAACAAATGATGCAATTAGATGGTCTGTAGTCATGATACTTGTACCAGATATTGCTAATGTAAATTGTTTCAAGTAATATACACTTGCAGTGGAAATTAAAATAGGTTGCAGTACATCACTAttgcgcgcacacacacacacatatatctatatatatatatctatatatatatatatatatatatatagagagagagagagagagagagagagttttcTATCAGGGATCCCTGATCATGTTAAAGTTAGGGATAAGTTAAAAGACAGAAAACACAAATTTCAACACAATACGGAACAAAATACACTGCACTGGagtctgttttttttttgtctgttaGCTTATTCCCAACTTTAATACAACCAGAGATCCctaattgaatatatatattgatcaAGCTAGTTAAAATTGGTGCCATTTGAGCTTAGATGTATATTATTGTTTGTAGTCAAACTGGAGATGTTTAGCAGTAGCATAGTGtaacaaatcaatttcttgGACTTAAAACCAAGGCTTTTCTGTTACTGTTGTTGTGAACGAGTTCATGGAATCATGATAGAACATAACTCTATAATGTATCCTCATGATTCTTTGTGAACTTCAgagcttttctttttatgatttGAATGTAATTCTTCAGCTCTTTTGATATCTTGTAAAAATTGCTTGCAAGCGACAAGCTTTCAAGATATAGTTTTTCTTGGGACTTCTAGtataaattgtattttttttctgttcaATGACCTATATATGCTTTTTGATGCCTTGGATTTAGAAtggaaaaagaattattaagttTCTTTGGTTGAGCTTGAGTAATTACTTTGAAGGTGTGGGAATGAGGATCTGGTACTATGGATTTCTTGCATATTTTCAAGTTTCTTGGGTAGATTAATCTGTTAGAGACTTGTAGTATAAATGACCGTGACATATTGTCTGTATTTTCAAGTGTTGCTGTGACATATTACAGATGAAACTTTTTCACTCTAGTTATAAAATGACTGTGTTCTGGTTGTTGGTGATTTTCTGGCTCCATATCTTTCTTCACAGTGCAAATTTTGTGGGAGAGAAGGAACTGTTACTATGATCCCAGGCCGGGGTAAACCATTGACCCAGGAAGCTGCTCAATCTGGCGGTTTTAGCCCCTTGATGTTATTCGACTGCAGGGGTTATGAGCCTGTGGATTTCGTCTTTGGTGTTGGATGGAAAGTTGAATCTGTAAGTTTCTATTCTTGCCCTTTCCCCATAGTTTTTTAACACTAAACATTAGACATATTTCAAGTGGTGGATGGAAATGACTTGTGAGCACTGCATTGTGTTATCAGAGCGCAAGTTGAGTGTTCGTATTTATGATTATGCATGACCATCTTCATTTAAGATACATCTTATCCTTTTTGATGCATTTCACGGTTGTgaatattttcaacattgaGCTCTTTAGTTTACAAATTCTTTCcagctttttctttaatgtgtTAGCATATTGTTTGATTATTTGCTCTAGTTTAGCCTTTATGGTTTCTGCCTCTCTATTTAGGTGGAGAGCATGACAATAGATTTTTGCTCTCTCAGTCTCCTATCGGCTTACTCTTGACTTGAATGGCAAAGGGTGGGCAGACTTTGGAATGGAAACCTTGTTTGAAGATTCTATTTGCTTACTAACTGTATTAAAGATGAGCTGGATGAAGTGTAACTTGCATTCATTCGATAAGAACAGGCGAATGCATTACACATGTTTCTCCTCTTTTTCTACTGTGCTCCTAACTATCTCATTCCCATGCAGACAGCTGTAAATGCACTTGGTACTTTTTGGGTTAATGTTTTGCCGCAGCTAAGAAGATTCATCATCAATATATCTTCTTCTAATTACTGTTGATGCTTTTTCTTGTTGCACATTTTGCTTCTATCCTCATATACATTTGTTGTTACTAAAGCCATCTTTTATTTGTGCGATGATGATGAGTCAAATTAATCTCGTTAATCTGAGATTAATATGAGGAAAAATTCTCtatgacccaaaaaaaaaaaaatctatttgttCTGGTTTTGCTTTGTCGAACTAACTGTAAGTTGTTTGTGTAGCTTGCTGGGACTCAGTATGAAGACATTGACTTGTCAGGAGGGGACTATGCCGAGTACGATGAGAAAGGAGAGTGCCCGGTTATGATTTCCAACCTCCGCTTCAAGTTTGAAGTGGTGAAGCACTGAAGTAAAGCTCTTCTCTTGGTACATACGCCCTAACTGTTCCTTGTGAATGAGGTAGAAACATTTGACTGGATTACATGTAGTATGCAATGTATGGGAGTTGCTTGACGAAATATGTCTACTTCTGATTACGTGCATAAAGTGCTGTCATAACAGCAGTCAACTGATTAATGGCTCGCTAAATGATGTTGTGTTTTTTAGGAAAGTTTGTCTTCTGGATACAAATATCATGGTGTGTTGACAGTTCTGCTGATGGAGTGCATCCATGGGATGCAACTCACCATTGGTcagaaaatatatgaattcaATTTCTTGTGCAGCGTGTCAATATTCTGAATGATTGAAATCGAGATTTGTTCTTGTCAAAGCATGTCTTTGCAGTTCCCCTAATCTGTGCAGGGGCTGCGGAAATGAtacttcatttttcttaaaactTTCGTTTGCTTGTATAATCTATTACGACTGTATTTTAGTGGCACTTTAGGAGTCTGTGCCCGTTCATTTTCCATGTAGCTGCCACGTGGAAAAATAATTACCTGAGTTGCGTGAGCTTTTTCTATGGCATTCTGCGCACCAACCTTCCAAAATCAATGTGCAACAACCCGAGAATTCTCGTAGCATTGAAGGCTGAATGTTCTCCAGTAATAATGCTACGCGTACTTAGCTCCGAAACTTCCAAAATCAATTTACATGATTTTGGCACGCAATCTCGGGATGCAGTGGTTGGTGGGCCCTATATGTTAATTACTCacaacgaaaagaaaagaaaaaaaatcagcaaTGTCGTAATATCGCACGATGGTGGCCAGGAATCACTGGTTTGTGCGACTCGTGATTAATTGTGCATATAAATACCTGTTTGTTCATAaattcttttagaaattatattaggaaaaaaaaaaaagaagaagagaaaaagaccCATCTCTTCATGACATGGGAGGGGAATAAACGGAGTGCAGAATCTGAAAGAACTAGAAAAAAGTGCAGAGCTGGTTTTCGTGCTTTGTACTTATTTTCTCTTAGTTGTTATATGCCCTCTCTTCTTGCTCACAATTTATGatagagataaaaaaattcttccaaacatcttcttattcaatttaaagGCCGATTAAAAGGATTCTGGATAAGCATTGTTATTAATTGTGCACAAATGACAGAGACGTATCCTGTTTAATTAcgaattgaattaaaaactaaGGGGTGtatctttttctaattaaatgacaacttaattaattaagtcaattaaagatggttatttttatgatttaatgaggtttttagataattttgatggAATAAAATAAGCCTCTTTTTTTAcgttttactaaattaaaaattctgcATAAACCGACTAAAAttctaatgtcaaaaatatctctatttaattatttattttctatatttatcaaaaaagtCACCCATGTACAACTAATAAACTCATCcttataaaatcttttttttaattagattttaattcaTTCTTAAAGGTGTGAATTTGAGTTTAGGCCTTTAGGGTTAAAAAGTGCTccatcatttttcaatttatattacttTCGATAGATTTTATTAGAAAGCTAGTATGATTTcgttaattatttattgaccTTAGGGTGCTTATCTTGCCTCAATATTTTGGCTTGAACAAGTGACAATATTTTTGGGCCTTCAGATTTCACCGTTGTGAAAGGATATTAATGCATTAGGCATAATTAGTCATAATTTGGCATGTAATATTGTGTACTGTAAGTTTAAGAGTGAATCGGTTCCTTTGATAGTcgacaatttttattttttttaaaacatttccTTGCTGGACAAATACAAAGTTTACATGTGTACCACAATGTCTGCGAGAGGGTCTTCCAACCAAACAAAGATCGTTAATAACAGAGAGTGTCAATTTCGCTAATTAATGGGCGACTGTATTACAATTTCTACAAACTTGTTTGAGATGCAAGCTTGGGTGATTTTGGGCTGACATTCGCATACAAACATGTTTGACATGCAAGTTTGGGTGATTTTGGACTGATATTCGCGTACGCAGGACGCATGGGCGCACACAAATTTAACCAAATAAGTCTAGAATTTGCAACACCCCCTCCCCCGGCGCACGCACATGTGGAGAAAACCTCTATCCTTATAATTCTTACTCATGCATGGGTAAGTgtatatataaacacaaatCCCTTGACTTGTTTTCCCTTGTGGGATAAActttatttcctttcaaattttcaacttcaaGAGTGCactttgagagacaatttGTCATTCACCCAAGCATCATTttgagtaaataaatatacacttttgAAGTATTCATGGAGTAGAATCCGAACCTCACAAGATTTTCCACATTCGCTGTGTGAGACCCACTCAAAATGTGCCATCGAAGTAGCATATCGATAtactattttttcaacaagaACAACATTTGCCGAGTCAGATTCGACAATCAAGGGAGAGAAGCCTGAATCTGTCGCCAGCTTGATGCATTGTAGGACAACCTCAGCATCTGCAATCTCGACGTCACCAAGAAAAGATTTCTTGCGAGCTGAGGAAGCCATGAAATCTCCCTtggaatttctttttattgcaCCCAAACTTGTAATTCCATTAGAGATGTCAGTGTTTGCATCAACGTTCATTTTGTACCAATGAGTCTCTGGTGGAATCCAACCAACATCCGTCTCGGTTGGACAGACCGATAACTCTTGAATTGGGGAGCCTCGAGTAGCAGTGTCGAATTCAAAACAGCTTCAGCCACAAAGAACATTTTGTGGATCCATCATCTGATGTTGATAGAGCGCTATGTTCCTAGAGTGCCAAATAGACCATGCAATCATCACAAAAGATGAGTAGTCCTCTTTTGACAGCGAAGATTCCAAATTCTTAgcaaaaaaaatgcaaaatccATATTAGGGCTATTTGTGACGTGAGCAGCCATAGTTGACAACTTCCACACCTTCATCGCAAACTTACAGCTAACTAGCGCATGAAAGGTGTCCTCAACAGCACTATAACATCGTTGACAATGTGGGGAATCCACTACCCTTCGTTGAAAAAGATTATTTGATGTAGGGAGTATATTGCGTAGAGCTCTTCAAAAAAAGATCTTGACTTTAGATGGAATGGTTAAAAGCCAAGAGGGATACCACCAATTAGCGGAGCCAAATGAACTTGAAGGGGAATTAGGATGAGTGAGAATAAGGGACACTTGATAACCACTCTTAATTGTGTAAAATCCTCCTTTTTTTCATAATGCCACACTAAAATGTCATTAGTAGGGACTCGTGGCAAGGAGACTCCTTTTAAGAATTACTTTATTAGCTGCTCATTCCATTCGTTACCATTTATTAACAGGTCTGAAACTTTAGAATCATTCGGCAATGCATGTCTTCAGGGATATAGGTTTAAAAGATAATGGACTTGGCATCCAATTAtctctataaataaatatgctCCTGCCATCGCCAACCCTCCATCTTGAGCCAGTGTTGATAGCTTCACGGCCCCATAGAGTACTCTTCCATACAAAAGATGAGCCGCTTTTGATTTTGCTACTTAGTAAGTTTGTGTTGGAAAAGTACCTAGCTTTAAGAACTTTGGCCAAAAGAGACTCAGGTGCTTGTAGTATTCCCCAACATTGCTTGGCCAAGAGCGCTTAATTAAAGGAACTTAAGAGcgcgtttgagattgaggttaagctacagcactaaagtgttcAGTAAATACTAACTGctataagttaaaaattagattgatatgatttttcacttgtataatataaaatctattatatctttaataattttatcaaaattattatttaaaatttatatttactacatattattaatttttataatataactataattttttttaacagcaTACCTCAATCACAAACAGGACCTAAATATCTAAACCTCATGCCCCCCGTCCTTCCTTGGCTTGCAAAGATTCTTCCAAGAAAGCCAGTGAATGCATTTAGAGTCATCAGAATTGGCCAACCAACAATTTGTGATGCAACGCTGTAGGTCCTCGCATAAGCATTTTGGCAACTTGAAAACACCCATAGCATAAACAGGAGTGGCTTGAATGACAGCCTTTAACAATACTTCCTTCCCACCGCTTGAGAAGAGCCTGGCCTTCCAtccttttaatttgttgagcACTCGAAGCTTGATCGACTTGAAGAattgtcttttgtttttcccTACCATAGATGGCAAGGCAAGATACTTTTCATGATGAGACACAACATTCACGTGAAGGATTTCTTGAATCTCCTTTATGGCCTTTGATAGTCCATAATTGATTCCATTGACAGTCTTTTCTTGTAGAATTTTTGTTcagttttttcttctttttttttttacttcccAAGTATCTTGTTagttttttcttatattacgCACTAGCATTGTGAACTTgtgataattttaaagaactttttatattataattttataaaaaaaaatttttcgTGTATTAAACTATTTGGTATCCGAAACTACATTAGGTCTCGGCTAATTTAAATTCGAGCTGGGTAGAACCACTAGGGCGTCAAAGCTCTTCCAATAAGTATTTAACGCAACTGCATTTTCAAGATTCGAATCAAAAACCTTGGTTAAGTTAGAACAACCCTATGCCAagtgaataattttataaatcattcACTTGAAGATGATTTAGCTAATGTTAtgatccttttttttaaaaaaagataatgttattatcatatttaagttcttttaaaaatatattatttattcaacatttaaatttagtaagggtaaaaatgtaaaagtatAGGCTgtcagttttttaaaattaaaaaacaaataatttaatatttatttttaaaaattttaaaaaaatttacatatcattcaaatttaaattttgactaATTTCATTCTATTtcaagttataaaaaaaaaggttaaaaaaaaaaaaggatctaTCAAGGCAAATGAATCAGGgtaaatttgttttccaaaacGTTACAAAATGACAGCAAGACATTGCCGTATTATTACCTTGCAAAAACCGCCTCTCACATGGTGACGGCTAACCCACAAAAGACGAAGCAGACACTTCCACTGTACGTGTTAAATCAAAAAACATTCTTTGAATTCTCCACATTTCAGAATTCACCTAATTACAATTCTGTGATTTCCTCAAATTCAAAgtcccatatatatatatatatatacacacatacacacacactcaaAATTTCCTTGATTCCCCACTTTCTTGGACctccttttctctctctctttgggCGTCCCAAGgacttttctctttttctcctcttattttctttgcCTAActttgttcatttatttgacCGTTCTGTTTCTCTTCTTTGGTGGCGCAATTCGAGCTAAAGCTTCAAACTTTGTTTCCTCATATAGCCCCAACAAATTTACATGGTATGTTGAACGTTCACCATCGTGTACTGTTTTTCATCACCCCACCAATCACGTTAATGGTTTCGTTTGATCTATAGACTATCAAGTAGTCCGATCTGGACTTTTGATTTTTGCTAAGAGCTTCTTATTCAAGAAACCCATGTGCTGTGAAAGCTGATGATTGTGCTATATCTGTTAATACTTGCTTTTTGAGTACTGTAGTGTCAGCTCTAGATCTAATTTCGTTACTGTTGCTAAGTGGGGTTGTTTTGCTGAAACATATTGAATTccacaaatttcaaatatttaaaaaaagctgTTTTTTTTGCTAGCTCTGGTGAATAAATTAGCTGGTATTTTGAGGCTTAGTAGTGCTTTTGATGCTAGGATGTTGATTTGGATCTGACGCAGAAggtgaaattttgatttgatttagagtTATAAAGATGCAAGCAAGGGTTGTTCCGCTAGAGGAAGGCAAAGACCCTGCAGTTGTTAACAAGACAAATCAATTTAGGGCCTTGCCACTGAGATTATTTCAGTTATTTGGTTTGTTTCTGGCTCTGTGTATAGCCTTTTCGTTGATTAGTATATACTCAGTTCGTCGGTTTGGAGTCCAGAGTGTTGTGACAACGGTTAAGTCCAGTTTTGTGGCATGCCCTGAACTACCGAATGGTTTGGATTATTGGATAAATCCTCCATCAAATTTAATGCACACAATGAGTGATAAGGAGCTTTTTTGGAGGGCCTCATTTGTGCCTCGAGTGAAGGAGTATCCCTTTAAGAGAGTTCCAAAGATTGCATTTATGTTCTTGACGAAGGGGCCATTACCTCTTGGACCTCTTTGGGAGAAGTTTTTCAAGGGGCATGAAGGGCTATATTCTATCTATGTTCATTCTCTGCCAACATTCGAGAACAAGTTTCCATCTTCATCAGTTTTTTACAACAGACAAATCCCAAGTCAGGTATGCCTGACATTATATCTATCTATTGCaggttttatttattcatttacaaTTCTGGTGGAAACTTCATCTGATCATCTTTGTTGTACTATTGATTATATGACGATGTAAGTTATGATCTTCTTCTCTTGAGTGATGATGAGCagtactttattttttacctATAATGTGAATTATTCTTTTGAGGATCTATATAGTGTTAGCATGCTTGCATAGCTTTCCGAAATTTGTTTAACAATCTTCAGTTCTTAGGACCTCTCAGTCATCTGTAGGCTCTTGGTGTTTGAAAGTAGAAAGTAGTGTTCCCATTTAGCATCATCACTTTTATATGCATGGTGATTCGCGATCAAAGTCCATAAATACTCTGTTGAATAGGAAGATGCTGATTAACAGATTCTGTTTATAAACTAAATATATTCTGTTTTTGCTTAGCCAAGTTAAAATTttgctcctttttttttcccctgatTGCCTTACGGATTATTGGAGTCCATGAGAAATTGCGAGGAATCTAGCAGGAGCGGACAATCCATAGATGACATGGTGGCATTCTTGAATGTTACTTGGCAaacattttctaattaatttgatgGCATACATTATAACTTTCACCAGCAAAACTGGGTTTGAGTGAATGATCAACAATAAGAGTCGGTCATTTTTTGGGTTGAATTTTGAAAGTTGGGAACTGCAACAGTGTAAGTTTATCTAAGGCTGGTAACCACTGCCATATATCGTGTGGAGGTGAAAAATTTTGGATCCCAAAACACCAAGGGGGAGGGTTGAGCTGTCTGTATGTATATTGGCTCGACGAAGTgcgttttatttgattttttttttctccctacGTTTTTGTATTGGACAAGTAGGAAGACATGTATGTTCTTGAGTTGCCCCCTTGTAGTAACTGGAACAGGATACAAATCCTCCAAGAAATGGAGATCTGATTTGGTTAGCTCTGCTACAGTGCCATTTCAACAACAAGCAGCTACCATAATCCTGTCCCAAATGTAAAATTGATACTTGATACCCTTTGATCCTGGAAAATAACAGGTTTTATGATTACCTTTACCAAATGTTATCATTACATGTTCTAGGTGAAGTGTTTGGTAGTGGAACTGTCTTGCATTCTTCTGAAAGCCTTTGATGGTTATGCTTTATCTGCTTATTCTATTTACTTTAGCACATAGCTT encodes:
- the LOC102615027 gene encoding uncharacterized protein LOC102615027, whose translation is MVNCMLMISADLENLTNLQPQGGCDDPNFSYFFKLKCGCGELSQKETCVSLAETLPTQGGKGTTNLIQKCKFCGREGTVTMIPGRGKPLTQEAAQSGGFSPLMLFDCRGYEPVDFVFGVGWKVESLAGTQYEDIDLSGGDYAEYDEKGECPVMISNLRFKFEVVKH